A stretch of Microcoleus sp. FACHB-68 DNA encodes these proteins:
- the rpmF gene encoding 50S ribosomal protein L32 — MAVPKKKTSKSKRDKRKATWKHKAVQQAQKALSLGKSILTKRSSFVYPPDQEDDDEE; from the coding sequence ATGGCCGTCCCTAAGAAGAAAACATCAAAATCCAAGCGCGATAAGCGTAAAGCAACCTGGAAGCACAAAGCAGTCCAGCAAGCGCAGAAAGCCCTCTCCCTAGGCAAGTCGATTTTAACGAAACGCTCCAGCTTTGTTTATCCACCCGATCAGGAGGATGACGACGAAGAATAA
- the queA gene encoding tRNA preQ1(34) S-adenosylmethionine ribosyltransferase-isomerase QueA, with protein sequence MPIHSSSVNSPAAGSEWDRSLMAYDYELPADRIAQNPAVPRDSSRLLVVDSPTEHSHRIFRDLADLLKPADLLVLNNTRVIPARLYGRKPTGSVVEVLLLEERQENIWLALVKPGKRFKAGSKIEFEPQKSSNSPISSRLSATVVGTDEATGGRLLHFELPEAIPLSQMLEAFGYMPLPPYITNSAASPAQYQTVYAQQPGAVAAPTAGLHFTDELFGRLAERGINHAFVTLHVGVGTFRPVEVEDVTTHKMHEEWVEVPAATVEAIRQTQQKGGRIIAVGTTVVRSLEGAAANGRLQPFCGKTNLFIYPGYRWRVVEGLITNFHLPRSSLLMLVSALVGRERLLDLYRDAIEQEYRFYSFGDAMIILPAARIAGIANDSDRANG encoded by the coding sequence ATGCCGATCCACTCCTCATCTGTTAATTCACCCGCAGCCGGCAGTGAATGGGATCGGTCATTGATGGCTTATGATTACGAACTTCCAGCGGATCGAATTGCTCAAAATCCAGCCGTGCCCAGAGATAGCTCCCGCTTGCTGGTGGTAGATTCCCCCACTGAACACAGCCATCGGATTTTTCGGGATTTAGCCGATTTGCTCAAGCCGGCAGACTTGCTGGTACTCAACAACACCCGCGTTATCCCAGCCCGATTGTATGGACGCAAACCCACCGGCTCTGTGGTCGAAGTGCTGTTACTAGAGGAGCGGCAGGAGAACATCTGGCTGGCTTTAGTCAAACCGGGGAAGCGCTTCAAAGCCGGCTCAAAAATAGAATTTGAACCCCAAAAATCTTCAAATTCCCCAATTTCAAGCCGGTTGAGCGCCACAGTTGTCGGCACAGATGAAGCAACCGGCGGGCGCTTGCTGCACTTCGAGCTTCCAGAAGCCATCCCCCTGAGCCAGATGTTAGAAGCATTCGGCTATATGCCCCTGCCGCCCTACATCACCAACTCGGCTGCCTCACCGGCACAGTATCAAACCGTCTACGCCCAGCAACCAGGGGCAGTTGCGGCACCCACGGCTGGGCTGCACTTTACTGACGAATTATTTGGCCGGTTGGCTGAACGCGGCATCAATCACGCATTTGTGACGCTGCACGTTGGCGTGGGGACATTTCGACCTGTGGAGGTTGAGGACGTGACAACCCACAAGATGCATGAAGAATGGGTAGAGGTGCCGGCAGCCACCGTAGAAGCGATCCGTCAGACGCAGCAGAAGGGAGGGCGGATCATTGCAGTGGGCACTACCGTGGTGCGATCTCTGGAGGGGGCGGCTGCGAATGGCCGGCTACAACCGTTTTGCGGTAAGACCAATTTGTTTATCTATCCCGGCTATCGGTGGCGAGTCGTGGAGGGGCTAATTACGAATTTTCACTTGCCCCGATCTAGCTTGTTGATGCTGGTGAGTGCGTTGGTGGGGCGTGAGCGCTTGCTGGATTTGTATCGGGATGCAATTGAGCAGGAGTATCGTTTTTACTCGTTTGGCGATGCGATGATAATTTTGCCGGCGGCACGCATAGCAGGAATTGCTAATGATAGTGATCGTGCTAATGGCTAA
- a CDS encoding CBASS cGAMP-activated phospholipase → MSNVVKVLAIDGGGIRGIIPAMVLAEIEARTQKRISEMFDLIAGTSTGGLLALALTKPKRNSKQPQYKAENLVRMYEEEGETIFSPKTFAKLRALTDEKYPADGIESVLEKYFGNTRLSEALTEIIVPSYDIEQRRPHFFKSRKAKNDYERDFPMRKVARATSAAPTYFEPLKLENHDLTDYYALIDGGVYANNPAMCAYVEAKDTYPNATDFLVVSLGTGELSTRLFYDKVKDWGLLQWAQPILHVVFDGSSDTVDYQLRLLLPALEEGTNRYYRFQTSLLGDVGNHLDDANSRNIIGLKRLAQDMIDKNDTLLNTLCQQLVSSIPTGNV, encoded by the coding sequence ATGTCAAATGTAGTTAAAGTTCTAGCAATTGATGGAGGCGGAATTCGCGGAATTATTCCAGCGATGGTTTTAGCTGAAATAGAAGCTAGAACGCAAAAGCGAATTTCAGAGATGTTTGATTTAATTGCGGGCACCTCAACAGGAGGGCTGTTGGCATTGGCTTTAACAAAACCAAAAAGAAATAGCAAACAACCTCAGTACAAAGCTGAAAATTTAGTCAGAATGTATGAAGAAGAAGGTGAGACAATTTTTTCACCTAAAACTTTTGCAAAACTGAGAGCTTTAACAGACGAAAAATATCCAGCAGACGGCATTGAATCCGTTTTAGAAAAGTATTTTGGTAACACCCGTTTAAGTGAAGCTCTGACCGAAATTATCGTTCCCAGCTATGATATTGAGCAGCGCCGGCCCCATTTTTTTAAAAGCCGAAAAGCTAAAAATGACTATGAGCGGGATTTTCCCATGAGAAAAGTGGCGCGGGCTACTTCGGCTGCACCGACTTATTTTGAACCGCTCAAATTAGAAAACCATGATCTAACAGATTACTATGCATTAATTGATGGAGGTGTTTATGCCAACAACCCCGCCATGTGTGCCTATGTGGAAGCTAAAGATACTTATCCAAATGCCACTGATTTTCTCGTTGTCTCATTGGGAACAGGAGAGCTAAGTACCAGACTTTTTTACGATAAAGTAAAGGACTGGGGACTGCTTCAATGGGCGCAACCCATTCTTCACGTTGTTTTTGATGGCAGCAGCGATACGGTAGACTATCAACTCAGGCTTTTATTGCCGGCTCTAGAAGAAGGAACCAATCGTTATTACCGCTTTCAAACTAGCTTACTGGGGGATGTTGGCAATCATCTGGATGATGCGAATTCCAGAAATATCATCGGCCTGAAACGCCTTGCACAAGATATGATTGATAAGAACGATACTCTTTTAAACACACTTTGCCAGCAGTTAGTTAGCAGCATCCCAACCGGCAACGTTTAA